From Erigeron canadensis isolate Cc75 chromosome 8, C_canadensis_v1, whole genome shotgun sequence, one genomic window encodes:
- the LOC122610760 gene encoding protein WVD2-like 7 encodes MVQGNHVHALGESITFGRFTSKSLDCENWLSVPQKSYVEEAKSYTQPGSVAEKKAFFDAYYKRLAAQKAAAAALLEQEREAAATALRVSESRPHDSLEAVLKSHNIRNTESLTNIKNCKDYVYGSVDSKTSQMNKPLLKSKLKIDEEVTKLMSKRKPAISSLVSSVGCKPSRIPPSPSKYAAYLHHKKDDIRTPRSRSITSNDYIEKRRETPKSSKTMMNSSSVREPCKKIQTTKPYPSVHTTPKRGATPMKTPVKASVNGVNKHFVRTPSSVNRRMETPVHPTAGGSKSSAGTKWRSAFSKSLSAYKNNMQSPTILSPFVLRTEDRAARRKKKLEEKFNEKQAQHVEQQMAFEEKADMEIRRLRQSLCFKARPLPEFYKGRETPKNQKKKTPEANPKSFTPRRKGSPFTASEKKISSRRLWKTNEENSTQHTCSYVAGTERHEKMSPNIQNWHINTHKTLR; translated from the exons atgGTGCAGGGGAATCATGTACATGCTCTTGGAGAGTCAATCACTTTTGGTAGGTTTACGTCAAAGTCATTAGATTGTGAAAATTGGTTAAGTGTTCCTCAGAAAAGCTATGTTGAAGAAGCCAAGAGTTACACCCAGCCTGGATCGGTTGCTGAGAAGAAAGCTTTCTTTGATGCTTATTACAAGAGACTCGCTGCTCAAAAGGCTGCTGCTGCTGCCTTACTGGAGCAAGAAAGGGAAGCTGCCGCAACTGCTCTCCGAGTTAGTGAATCAAGGCCCCATGATTCTCTTGAAGCAGTGTTAAAGTCGCATAATATCAGGAATACAGAATCATTAACCAACATTAAGAATTGCAAGGACTATGTTTATGGCTCAGTGGATAGTAAAACTTCTCAAATGAACAAACCTTTGTTAAAG TCAAAGTTAAAAATAGATGAGGAAGTTACGAAATTAATGAGCAAGAGAAAACCTGCTATTTCTTCCTTGGTGTCATCAGTTGGATGCAAGCCATCCAGAATCCCACCTTCACCTTCAAAATATGCAGCTTATTTGCATCACAAGAAAGACGATATCCGAACTCCAAGGAGCAGAAGCATTACTAGTAATGACTACATTGAGAAAAGGAGAGAAACTCCGAAATCATCAAAGACGATGATGAATTCTAGTTCAGTAAGAGAACCTTGTAAAAAAATCCAAACCACAAAACCTTATCCAAGTGTTCACACCACACCGAAACGTGGTGCAACGCCTATGAAAACTCCAGTTAAG GCATCTGTTAATGGGGTAAATAAGCATTTTGTAAGGACCCCTTCTTCGGTAAATAGAAG gaTGGAAACACCTGTTCATCCTACAGCTGGTGGAAGCAAATCAAGTGCTGGCACAAAATGGCGGTCAGCATT TTCAAAGTCGTTGAGTGCCTACAAAAACAATATGCAGTCTCCAACTATCTTGTCGCCCTTTGTGTTGAGAACAGAAGACAGAGCTGCAAGAAGAAAAAAG AAGCTTGAAGAGAAATTTAATGAGAAGCAAGCACAACATGTAGAGCAGCAAATGGCATTTGAG GAGAAAGCCGACATGGAAATTAGAAGATTGCGTCAAAGCCTGTGCTTTAAAGCTCGACCATTGCCCGAATTTTACAAGGGGAGAGAAACACCTAAGAATCAGAAGAAAAAG ACTCCTGAAGCAAATCCAAAGTCATTCACACCACGAAGAAAAGGTTCCCCTTTCACAGCTTCAGAGAAAAAGATTTCTTCAAGAAGACTATGGAAAACTAATGAAGAAAACTCAACTCAACACACATGCTCTTATGTAGCAGGAACGGAGAGACATGAGAAAATGTCTCCAAATATTCAGAATTGGcacataaacacacacaagACATTGAGGTAA
- the LOC122578848 gene encoding ATP synthase mitochondrial F1 complex assembly factor 2-like — translation MITNSILKRTLSSIKPNQTLRSISTAAQTQPESTFTFSSNQTNDDNIYIKSHKPAPSTSVTMPMSFMTGSIVGKRFYKKVTTRLSDDGNYWSVMLDYRTLKTPSKNPLKCPSLLLAQAIAAEWEYQLPDGIRPFTMPLMKLACTALERVPLTRPKIIDHLMQRFNQDLVFCRAPDDNVLTKDVHELQVKKIDPLLKWVESEFGYKPVVYSSFFGGKQEDGLTKAVENLLKQTNDCELAAIDALASASHSLIISIGIFRGRLQIDEAIELIRLEEEIQVEKWGLVEGGHDLDVADLKVQISSAAVFLGLTKRVASGV, via the exons ATGATCACCAATTCCATCCTGAAAAGAACCCTAAGTTCAATAAAACCTAATCAGACCCTCCGATCCATATCCACCGCCGCCCAAACCCAACCCGAATCCACCTTCACATTCTCATCAAACCAGACCAACGATGATAATATCTACATCAAATCACACAAACCAGCTCCTTCCACATCAGTCACTATGCCCATGTCTTTCATGACTGGTTCAATTGTCGGTAAAAgattttacaaaaaagttacCACTAGACTTTCTGACGACGGTAATTATTGGTCAGTAATGCTTGATTATAGAACACTTAAAACCCCTTCTAAAAACCCACTTAAATGCCCCTCTCTCCTTCTTGCTCAAGCCATTGCTGCTGAATGGGAATATCAg CTACCTGATGGAATAAGGCCATTTACTATGCCTTTAATGAAACTTGCATGTACTGCTTTGGAGAGAGTTCCTCTTACTAGACCGAAAATTATCGATCATTTGATGCAAAGGTTTAATCAAGATTTGGTCTTTTGTCGTGCCCCGGATGATAATGTTTTAACTAAGGATGTCCATG AACTACAAGTGAAGAAAATTGATCCCCTGCTTAAGTGGGTAGAATCCGAGTTTGGCTATAAGCCTGTTGTATATTCCAGTTTTTTCGGGGGGAAGCAGGAAGATGGTCTTACAAAGGCAGTAGAAAACCTTCTTAAGCAAACCAATGATTGTGAACTGGCAGCAATTGATGCACTTGCTTCTGCTTCACACTCCTTGATAATCTCCATCGGGATTTTTCGTGGCAGACTACAGATTGATGAAGCAATTGAATTGATTAGACTCGAAGAAGAGATTCAG GTCGAGAAGTGGGGTTTGGTAGAAGGTGGTCATGATCTTGATGTGGCAGACCTTAAGGTGCAAATCTCGTCTGCTGCTGTTTTTCTTGGACTCACAAAAAGGGTTGCAAGTGGTGTGTAG
- the LOC122579547 gene encoding cystinosin homolog, which produces MASWNSTELKVLSNVFGWIAFCAWSISFYPQVLLNFKRKSVVGLNFDFVVLNLTKHSSYLIYNASVFFSSAVQRQYHNKYGFNQMLPVAANDVAFSSHAVLLTAFTLFQIAIYDRGTQKVSRITMAIVSAAWIAIAICIIIAIQKHSWLWLVNCFNMLQVFMTVIKYIPQAVMNFRRKSTIGFSIGNILLDLLGGLTNYGQMAVQSIDQHSWVNFYGNIGKTLLSLVSIFFDLLFIVQHYVLYPVKKEISSSEV; this is translated from the exons atggctTCATGGAACTCGACAGAATTGAAGGTGTTATCAAATGTTTTCGGATGGATTGCTTTTTGTGCTTGGTCTATTAGCTTCTATCCTCAAGTCTTGttaaatttcaaaagaaaaag CGTTGTGGGACTAAATTTCGATTTTGTTGTGCTGAACTTGACCAAGCATTCATCTTATCTCATATACAATGCGTCCGTCTTCTTTAGCTCTGCGGTTCAACGCCAATATCATAACAAATATGGCTTCAATCAG ATGCTACCAGTAGCTGCCAATGACGTTGCATTCTCTAGTCATGCTGTTTTATTAACAGCATTTACCTTGTTCCAGATCGCCATATATGAT CGTGGAACTCAGAAGGTGTCAAGGATTACTATGGCCATAGTTTCAGCAGCGTGGATAGCCATTGCAATATGTATTATTATTGCCATTCAAAAACATTCTTGGTTGTGGCTTGTCAATTGTTTTAA CATGCTGCAGGTTTTCATGACGGTCATCAAATATATACCTCAG GCAGTAATGAACTTCCGAAGAAAGAGCACAATTGGGTTCAGCATTGGTAACATATTGCTTGATCTCCTTGGAGGATTGACAAACTATGGGCAAATGGCGGTCCAATCTATAGACCAGC ATTCTTGGGTTAATTTCTATGGAAATATAGGCAAGACATTGCTTTCTTTG GTCTCTATCTTCTTTGATCTGTTGTTTATTGTGCAACATTATGTGCTCTATCCTGTGAAGAAAGAGATCTCCTCAAGTGAAGTCTAA